The Anabaena sp. PCC 7108 region TTTACCTGTGTAATCTCAAATTTAACATTGTTTATTAAACTTGAAATTTTATTTCTATCCGTTTTACTAATTTTAGATATTTTCTTTATTTCAGGTATTTCCTTTATTTTTGTACATAAATACTTTAATTTTTCCAAATCTTCTAAATCAGATATTTCCTTTATTTCAGACATTTCCTTTATTTTTGTACATAGATCCTTTAATTTTTCCAAATCTTCTAAAGCTTTTTTCCAAAGTTCTAAAGCTTTTTCCAAATCTTTTAAATCAGATATTTCTTTTATTTTTTTAGATAGATAATTTAATCTTTCCAAAGATTCTAAAGCTTTTTCCCAAGGTTCTAAATGTTTTTCAAAATCTTTTAAAGTAGCATACCTTACTTGAAGATCCATGATATTTGACCCTAATTAAAATTTATGCTGAATATAATAAACTTTGCAATTGATTCACAGCTTCCTTTAATTCCTGAACACCCCCAAATCGTTCAGCAATTTCCACTACATTACCATAATTATCAAACTCTCGATTAGCCTTAAAAGTCGTCGGAATATTAAACTCCTCAACCCCCTTCTCTGCATACTTATCCAAAAGTATTTCTCAAATTGTCCTAGGAGAAAGCAAAAGAACTAGCGATAAACGCCTCTTAATCCCGAAAAGCCTGATTGACAAAACACCAAACCTTGATAATAGAATAAGAATATTTAAAAAATAGAAGGAATGCGTCAGTTTCAACACCCTTCCCGGAGAGACAAATAAAATGATACCGCAGTCAAATAACTTGACAAGCAACACAAAACTTAAATTTTTTGCTTAATTAAAGCCGATGATGGGATTTGAACCCACGGCCTGCTGATTACGAATCAGCTGCTCTACCACTGAGCCACATCGGCGTACACAATTTAAGATTATAGCATTATTTACTTATGGTAGACCCAAATCCTAAAAATCGTATTAATACCGAACAATATGCCCGCCTGAAAGCAGAATCGGTAGCACCTTATCGTGGTTTGCGGCAATTTGTCTATATAGGTGTTGGCGCTTCCGGTTTTATTGGTGCATTTGTATTCTTTTTCCAACTACTCGCGGGTAGGAATATTGACACTACTTTACCCAACTTCGCACTGCAAGTAGGAATAGTCGCTCTGATGATATTTCTTTGGAAATGGGACAAAGGTCGTCAACCACCTCTGTAGCTGATAAAAATTCAATAAAAATAAAAATATATTCAGCACCAAACTACAATTTGGTTTGTAGTCTGGCGCTTTTGGTTTCCCAACTCAATCTACTGAGCTGTGACTAAATAGGGAGAGGAAATTGGTTGGGCCCTGCCAGCATTGACAAGTGCCTGGTAAACAAAGGCAGCAATTTCTGCTCTGGTAGCTTGACGATTAGGATCAAGTTGTTGAACGGTGGGATAGTTAATCACTAATTGCCGTATAGTAGCCGCAGCAACTGGTCCAGCGGCATAATTGGGGATTTGAGCAGCATCAGAGTAAAAGCTGAGAACAGTGTTATTGTTAGCAGCGAAGTTCAAACCATTAGCGAGAGCAACTAATGCCTGGACTCTGGGAATTTCCTGTTGTGGTCTAAAATTACCATCGGGATAGCCAGAGACAAATTGACTTTCATAAGCTGATTGAATTGCCCCATAAGCCCAAAAATTGCTTTTTACATCCTTGAAATTAATTGCTGGGCGTTTAGAGATGGGTGTTAAAGCTTTAGTGATAATGGTGGCGAATTGAGCGCGAGTTACAGGCTCATTTGGTTTAAAACTACCATCTGGGAAGCCTGCAATAATATTTTGGGAAGCCAAAGCTTCTATATAGGCTTTTGCCCAGTAACCTGTAGGCACATCCTTAAAAGTAGTAGGTTGACCTGTGGGTTGACCTGTGGGTTGACCTGTGGGTTGTCCTGCTGGTGGTTCAACAGTTGCAGCCACAAAATCTACTGCACCAAAAATTTTCTTTTCATTAATGTCGTTACCAACAGCAAGAATCCTTTGCGATTTGGTGGAATTGTTCAAATCATAACGAACGTTATCACGGATGAGATTATTACCAGGATTCTCATTAGTACCGAGGTTGGGGAGAGCATTGACAGTGGCGACAATTCCATCTCGCGTATTATTCTGAATTACATTTTTACGCAGTGAAGGTTGAGCCGATTCTGAGATAAAAATGCCGTCTTTGTTTTGGACAATTTGATTTTCTGTTACTAGAGGTGTGGAATTACCACCAATAGCCAAACCAAAACCCGTATCCTGAAATAAATTATTGCGAATTAATCCTTGGGCAGATTTAGCTATTGAAATCCCATTGCCTTGATTTTTAAAAAAGACATTATTTTCAATTTTGGGATTTCCTGTCCCTGTAACAAAAATCCCCTCTCTGGCGCTGTTCGCAAAAGTACTGTTTTTGATAGTGGGATTACTCGACTCTACCCACACAGCAGTACCTCTTTGATTGGGGTTGGTAACAGCGACACCCGTAATAATAGTGTTATTATCAGCCAAAATTGTAATATCTTGTCTAGCAAAGGTACGACTTGTGTAATAACCACCACCTATAATCAATGTTCCTTGACCTTTATTAGACTCATTTCCTTGGAGTGTTACTCCTGGTTTGAGTAACAACGGAAAGTTTTCTCCAGAGTCTTTGGTGTAACTTCCAGGGGCTAGTTGAATTATTGTACCGGGTTGGGCTTGAGAGAGGGCGAAAGTGATGGTTTTGTAGGGTGTGTTTATCGTAGTCCCTGCACCAGAAGTATTTGTACCATTTACTGGGTTAACATAAATAACTGTTGCATTTGCTGAAACTTGAGCCATTAAGATTGGAGTAGCAGCAGCATTTTGACTAAACGGTAGTAGAGAACCAGCCACAATCACTAGTAAAGTGGTGAAACTTGTGGGCAAGGATAAAGTAGAGATGCGAGAATTCCTATATTTCATTTTTATTTTTCTGCTTGGCTTAATTATGGAACTTTCAACACAGTCTAAGGTAACAGAGGTGTAGCTGTAAAACCCATGCAAAACTATACCCGATGATTAGCACTTCGTCAGCGAAAATTGTTATTAAAAAAATAACCCAGTTTAGTTATGATAGTTAGCAAGCCAGTTTATTTTATACATTCATATCATGTCCGACTAATCACTTATCAAAAAAAATCTCCGCGTAAGAGCGTCTCTCTGTCTTGAGCGTCAGTCTAAATGATAAGTATTCAACCGGACAGGATATCATGCCTACGGTGAGCGCAACGATCATAAAATTCAGACACAGAAAGACTTTCAAAGTCATTAAGATTTGAAAGTCCCTTGGTATGATGTTAGTCTCAGCCCTTAAACTGGGTAATTACTGAAACGTATAGAATAAAAAAGTACTTTTCTTATGATTGTGAAATTTCTTGATTGAATATTGCGTGTGAAGTGGTGAAAAATAGCTTCCTATTCATTTATCGCAGTTTCAACAAGTCGCCGATGATTTACCGAGTTTTTAATAAGCTAAAGTTTCTAAAGTTTCTCGTAAATACTTTTGGACTTGCTGTTCTAGGCGCAGACCTTGTAATTGAGTATCACACTCTAGTTGCCAGCGTTGGAAACCAGAACTAGCAGAGATTACATACTTAAGGTTGTGCCAAATTTGAGTATCACGAGAAAATTGGCTGGTGCTAGAAGCTGAAATTTGAGCCATAGTCCCTCATTCCTCATTTGTAATAGTTATTAGTTTGACGACTAGGTTTAAGTCCCTAACCATATCCTTTATAACTCTTAGCAGTTTACTTCTCATTGATTGAGCTTTCTAAGTCCAAATAGTTTTGGATGTTGGATTAATAATTTGTTTTATCCACGAGAGGAAAAACATGAACAGAGTAACCCAAACCTAAAGTCTGTTCTAGAAAGCAAGATGTGATTCTTGCGTAGCCCGAAAATTACAAATTTTTACTTAATCTTTTCTAAAGATAACGGTTTTAGAGGAAGAAATTCTGTGTAATTAGTCACTAAAACTGGCGTTTCACTCAGATGAATTTGCAAAAATAATACCAATTTTAAAAATGATTGAGACTCCTGGAAGCAGCAAACGCTGATGCGGCTAATCTTGCAAAATCTAAAATCTAAAATGGTATAATTTGTTGTTAATTAAACAGGAAATTTTTTAAAACTGTATTGAGTCATGAGTGCTGAGGTTTCTTTTTTTGAGTATTGAACCAAAAATAGCTTCAACCCAATACTCATAAATTCACTCAGCACTCAGCACTCTCTACTCAACACTACTTAGTTAGTGTTAAAGTACGACGCTTGGTTACCATCTGATAGGCTTCGATAATGTCACCTTCAGCCCAGTCATGGAATTTATCAATGTTGATACCGCATTCATAACCAGAGTTAACCTCGCGGGCATCTTCTTTCATCCGTTTGAGAGAGTCAAGAACACCTTCATAGATTACCTTGCTATGGCGACGAACTCGCACTTTGCAGTTCCGAACTAATTTGCCTGATTGAACATAACAACCGGCAACTGCACCACGACCAACTGGGAAGACAGCACGGACTTCTGTTTGTCCCAAGGATTCTTCCACCAACTCTGGTTCGAGAAGACCTTCAAGGGCCCCTTGAATATCTTCCAAGAGTTTGTAGATGATGTTGTATTCCCGCACATCCACACCCGCTTCATCAGCGGCTTGTCTAGCGCCACTGGCGTAGGTAGTGTTGAAGCCAATGATGACGGCGTTACTAGCAGCAGCTAAGTCGATATCTGTTTCTGTGATTTCGCCAGCAGTAGCTAACAGCAT contains the following coding sequences:
- a CDS encoding DUF3493 domain-containing protein; translated protein: MVDPNPKNRINTEQYARLKAESVAPYRGLRQFVYIGVGASGFIGAFVFFFQLLAGRNIDTTLPNFALQVGIVALMIFLWKWDKGRQPPL
- a CDS encoding DUF1565 domain-containing protein, coding for MKYRNSRISTLSLPTSFTTLLVIVAGSLLPFSQNAAATPILMAQVSANATVIYVNPVNGTNTSGAGTTINTPYKTITFALSQAQPGTIIQLAPGSYTKDSGENFPLLLKPGVTLQGNESNKGQGTLIIGGGYYTSRTFARQDITILADNNTIITGVAVTNPNQRGTAVWVESSNPTIKNSTFANSAREGIFVTGTGNPKIENNVFFKNQGNGISIAKSAQGLIRNNLFQDTGFGLAIGGNSTPLVTENQIVQNKDGIFISESAQPSLRKNVIQNNTRDGIVATVNALPNLGTNENPGNNLIRDNVRYDLNNSTKSQRILAVGNDINEKKIFGAVDFVAATVEPPAGQPTGQPTGQPTGQPTTFKDVPTGYWAKAYIEALASQNIIAGFPDGSFKPNEPVTRAQFATIITKALTPISKRPAINFKDVKSNFWAYGAIQSAYESQFVSGYPDGNFRPQQEIPRVQALVALANGLNFAANNNTVLSFYSDAAQIPNYAAGPVAAATIRQLVINYPTVQQLDPNRQATRAEIAAFVYQALVNAGRAQPISSPYLVTAQ